A region of the Artemia franciscana chromosome 19, ASM3288406v1, whole genome shotgun sequence genome:
ggaaaaaaaagttactggaacctataatattagaagaaaatggatcaaatcaaaaaacaaattacataactttgccttatatcccaaggttgtcacagaaattaaggagattattaaaaaaaaaaatataaaaacagcttttaaatcaggacaaaatataagctcatggctaaataatggaaaagataaagttccaagaaatatacaacagggggtatacaaaattccatgctcttgtggtaaatttaatgtaggtagaacacagcagaatttacaaaatagtctacagcaacacaaaaatgCGACAGATTGCTCGCTAAGACAGAATAAATAACCTGAAACATTTGAATCCGCTATAGCGGAACACGTGTATAATTTTCGTCATCacagtattttatttgatcagaaaaaaattgttgataagtctgtaggacttttacaaagtttcagagaaattatagaaataaaaaagattatctatgggggtattagtatcaatagagatgaaggggattttaaaataaattcaatttataatagtttgattaaagaccagtcaaaaacttcaacgagcattgatttgcataattgtcctgaaacaagtaataaccttgcgaacgaaagtcaaagcatggtcaatgctgtaagaaaTCAACGGACtgcagctaaaatagcaaatgaaaaaatccattcaatttataattcataactttgtttcattaacctgtaagattttgattggatttggggttgggtgacctgcttttgttttgttgcaagtatttataattttcatttttaatagattcccatttatacaccgaATGCGGCAGAGGGaagtttcattatatttattatacattatatttatatttatatcattatataattgctttatttttattctacagttattaccgtcagtgcagttttgttttataatgtgagtttgtttcttatttattttattgtttatattttttgtggtgtttttatttgtcgCTTGAGTCTGACTcgattatatataatattttttctcgtTTGGATTGAATTATTGATCTATACCAGTATCAATTGTTTTACCTTACTGTGTTTTTTGTTATAATACCTGTTCGATATTGGTTTGAATTATCCATTGATAGTAATCtattttcgtttaaattttGGGCTATTATAAGACTTCATTTCTAATCATCTCTGGCCTTCATACAGCTCCTCTTTctctttaaaaacttatttttcagaagTTTCATAATATTATCAAGATCCGGAATATTTCAGATTCAGGTCCGGAAGCCCTTAATAAtggaaacaaaagaaagaacaagagaaaaaaagggaaaagaaatggaaagaaagcagaaagagcaaaaaaagataACTATGTCAATGTGTTAAAGGTGTTCAAAATTACTCAAATATTCTCATTTCCTTTTAACTATAAATGAAAAGCAGTGCGGTCtatgaaattattattaacCCCTAATATTCATTTAgcccataataaaaaaaaggggctGAAGTTAGTCATTTTGGCCTTAGTATTGCGAGAtaggaagtttattttttcatctataCATCTTATCAGTGACAAACTTACATAAAAGTAAGGTTTGCAAGTGAGACGTTGTAGAAACAAGGTCAAAGGAGGCCGAATAATTTACAAAAGAGGCATGGATTTGAATCCAGCCAATAGCAgattaatcaaaaaaaatatactattatTTGGTGGGATTTACCATAATATTCGCATTGTTATAACCAGCCTAATCACTAATAAGTGGAACTATTTGGAGGCTTTGTAGGCTATGTGGCACCAATTGGAGGGTATTTTTCCCTATATATTTTCCCCTCCTCTGAAGTTTTGGAAACTAcctttttaggtattttcactaataaaacactttttggtgtttttatggaaaaaaatcgaaagaaaGCAAAACTGGTTTAGGCGGCATAGGAGCAATAGGCTTGTATGTGGCTTCATCCGTCAGTGACTTTGCTTCTAAGGAGTAAGGTCAACAGGTTTCCAAATTTCTAGGGttttataataaagaaataaaatatcaataCGGCCTGACTCCTTCTCAAATCATAGGAATTGAGTTGTCAAAACCAAAAGTCTATGAAAAgtttaatcaaaacaaaattaaggcGACTTTGTAATCAAGATCAGTAATCGGTCGGTTTTCTGGACATTCTTAGAAGCCTAACAAACACCGATGGATCCAGGGATCTGGGGGATCCTACACTCCGAAGATCTCTTCTGGCACCCTAATTccatgttttttcaattttatactctttttaagaataaaattgtcaatttggtcaactAGTGGTGCTCTTGGTTTTTTGCCCCACCCCCCAAGagtttgctctagatccgcacTTGCTAAAAATGAGGAAGGAGTTTAGATGAAATCTTCAAAGCCTGCTTTTAAGGTAGGCTATAATTCATGCTCGCGTATCATTCCCGCaaactttgatttttataaCAACTATCCTCTACAATAGCAAAGGGTCCATCATCTAGAATTTTgcccatttttccaaattatttaaagCCTCATCTTCAGGATTCATTAAAGTTTTGGGCTAAAACACCCTCTCCTTAAGCTTGGGTGGGTAGTGTCAGAAAGAAGGATGCAATATCAACGCAGTTCAAGATCTTTTACCTTATTCATGTAGGAAAAATCAGGGTCTTGCAATCCATCTGTCAGTTTTACCATGCTGTCCATAGGCATTGTTAATCTTCCCTTGGAAAAACTCCTCTTAATCCCTAGTCCAAGTTGGACATCTGGGCTGTCTTGACCTGGTGAAAAAACGCGAGATGTACTTGGTCCTGACTCAATAGGATGTAACCTTCTCATTTCTGGAAAGCGATCTTGGGGTGTGATGGGTCTAACAGCTTTTCGAGAACCGTCAACTAGAGAGCCATAAGGTGGACTTTCTGGACAACCTTGTGATTGCTCAGGTTGAGTAAATCTTTGTGTAAAACTAGCTAATGCCTGAATATGCTCCTGAGATACAGGTGGGGAAAAGCTTTTCATCTCAgcttttgttgtaattttgcgaacatttttcactgaaaaatctATAGGCTCACTCTGACACCTAATTAATTTATTGCTATCTGGTGAATTTTGAGAACTGCTCGGTCTCTCTAATTTAACTTCAGAATATAATTTGGGTATATAGTCATCTTTCCGTTCTGGCAGTGGTGGGCAACTATCTCTACCATGCACACTAACTGTCGCCACGTATGCACTTTGCAATCCACTTAAAATACCATCCACTTTTTTCCAAACAGTTTCACTATCCTCCATTTCTACAACAAATCAACACATTCAGTTTTGAATCGTAGCAAGTGACCCTCAGACTGAACTTGCTTGAACTAGGAAGGTGTAATGTGATGACGAAACAAGCACAACCCTTCCAAACAGCTGGTCTAATTTTAGACTGCTTTGTTACTTAATTACATAGGTGAATGCAAAAGGGGAGGCGATATACAAGGAAAGAATTTGAAAAGGGTTAAATTTTGCTTATGGGTTTAACATCCGGAGGTCTATAATGATCCAAATGTATATGCCTGTCATTTAGCTGAACTGGATTCCATATCATATTTAAGTTTGCAGCTGGCTCGGATATTCTGGTGTTCTTTGTTCTATGGCATATATGTCTTGTTTTGTGGCAAACTTGGATAGCTACAGATTTCAGCAGCTAATTTTGAACAAGCTATCTTAAGGGGGTCATAGATAGACCCATCTCTGGTGTGTTGGCAAGATGGGGAATGGTGTATTTGAATGTTTCAGCCAACCTCCCATCCCCGATACTTTGATGTTTTCTTGTGCGATCTCTCACATTCTCCGTTGTACCCTAGCTAAGAGTTATAAAACCGAAGTTTACCCTTAAAAGCAAGGGGCGTTATTTGCTATGAGGCAAGGGGGACTAACTGCCCCCCGACCCCATTTTGCCGGTATCgaaaaatggataaaaagtCTAAAGTGTTtattaaattctgaaaaaaactttaaacattAGCTATTTTCAACGGCTCGCTAATTTTAAATCTCATGATTACCTCAAGATCTTCAAaagtcttgtcaaaactaagataggccaacataattcaagtatcaacagaaacagatcagttttctttagtatacctAAATTACACCCCCACTACAGGAAAATTCACCCAGACAGTTCTATTCTAGCTGAAAATCTCCCCTcctccagaaaatttcttggggACGATTCCGGGTGAAATTGTTTCTTAGcgtgctttcatttgaaaaagactaatttct
Encoded here:
- the LOC136039455 gene encoding uncharacterized protein LOC136039455, with the protein product MEDSETVWKKVDGILSGLQSAYVATVSVHGRDSCPPLPERKDDYIPKLYSEVKLERPSSSQNSPDSNKLIRCQSEPIDFSVKNVRKITTKAEMKSFSPPVSQEHIQALASFTQRFTQPEQSQGCPESPPYGSLVDGSRKAVRPITPQDRFPEMRRLHPIESGPSTSRVFSPGQDSPDVQLGLGIKRSFSKGRLTMPMDSMVKLTDGLQDPDFSYMNKEYEKQYRQFREKYLPQLHLPRPGRSKTSQRQNDADSNSGSELRRNEDSWESHVGSTTNQESDSEPKSQETVYLEHRKRNNEAAKRSREKRREKECETLVKVAFLEQLNGSLTRTVVSLQKKLLYYQKIVHGENFQPGDEPSQ